A segment of the Candidatus Neomarinimicrobiota bacterium genome:
ATCCACATCCACTCCGGGGGAGGTGCGTTTTTATGCTTACCCCAATCCCTTCTACCTGGCGGAAGACAATTTGCGGGATGGCGCTGGCCACGTGCGATTTCAATACCACAAGACCACGGCCGAGGCCAGAGAGACGGCACGGGTTTCCATCTATGATTTCGCCATGGATCCGGTTGTGTCCTTGACGGAAACACGACCTCCCGCCGCTGGCGCCGGGGACTTCAGCATGGTGTGGGACGGTCGTAATGAGGCCGGTTATCAGGTGGCCAACGGGGTCTATTACTGCCGACTGCGACTCGGCCAGGCTGAATACTGGACGAAGGTAGTGGTGATCAAATGAGGTGGCCGCTGGCTGTTCTAACAGCCGTAACCCTGCTATGGGGAGGAGGACCGGCCACGGGTGGTTACGCGGGAGCCTTCGCGCGGGTTGGTAGTGATGCCCGCAGTGTAGCACTGGCCGGTGCCCTGGTAGCTGAGGTCAACTCGGGCTACCTCGCCCTGACCAATCCTGCCAGCCTGGTCTATGTCCAGCGGCGGGAAGTGGGGCTATCCTATATGACTTTGCCCCTGGACCGGTCCGTTCAAAGCCTTAGCCTGGCTGTGGGGCTGCCGCCAACAGCGGCGGTCGGCCTCAGCTATCAGCGGGCCGGCGACGATAACATCCAGGGACGCAACAGCATTGGGCAAACCACTGAGATGTTGGCCTATGGCGAAAACATGGTGGTTCTCTCTTTTGCCAATCGTCTTAATCCGACCATTAGTGTAGGTCTCAACGCTAAACTGTTGTTTATTGACCTGGCTGATGAAGGTAGCACAGGCTTCGCCCTCGATCTGGGCTTGTTCTACCACCGGCCCGGTGGATTTAATCTTGCGCTCAAGATGCAAAACGTCACCGGCACCTATTCTTGGGAAGTAGCAGCATCTCAAGGTAAGCGGAAATATATGGATCATCTCCCCCTCATTGTGAGTGTCGGTACTCGCTTGCCCTGGCGACATTTTACTTTCTTTGGCCAGACGGAGGTGATGGTGCCAAAGATAAAGGAAGGCAAGCGTGTTGGGTACGGCAGCCTGGTGCCTGTTTCCCGTTTTGCGGTAGAGGACCTGTTGGCTGAACGATATTTCATACGGGGTGGATTGGAACAAACGACGCCCACCCTGGGTGCGGGTCTGCGCTACTCCATCCGCCAGCGCTTTGATAGCAGAGTAGACTACAGCCTTTCCTTTGGGAAGTCCAGCGAAGGAATGGGTCACCTGTTTACCTGGATTTTTAGCCTTTGATGATGCCAGTCCGTGAAAGGCTCATGCAGTTGAGGATACTGACTACAATTCTGATAGGCTTGACGGCGGTCCAGTCCCTTTTCGCCCTTGGCTGGCGAGCCTCTCACTTGCCCGGATCTGCAACCGCCCTGGCACTGGCAGGCAGTGGCACCGCTCTTCCTGGAGACATATCTCTGTCTACTGTCAGTCCGGCGCATGTATGGGGTCTGGGGAGGGAGGCGGTGGAATTTGGGTATCTCCGGATGTTCGGCGACCTAGTCGGGTATGGTGTGCGATGGCAGAGCTATAGGCGGTCCAGACCTGTGCAGCTGATCCTGAGGTCAATGACCGAAGATGAGATCGAGCTCCGGGGAGAAGTACCCACTGCTGAGCCCCTGGCTTATTTTAGCGCGCGCCTACTGTCAGTAACCCTTATCCAGGGATGGCGGTTGGGCACCACCAAGCTTGGCTGGGGTTTGACCTTCGCGTATCAGCGGATTTTCGAATACTCGGCTAGAGGACTATGGTTGTCAGCGGGCTGGCAGGGAGAGGCCCTGTTGTGGTTGCGGTGGGGCCTTACCGTCACCAACCTGGGTGTGGGGGAGGCACTGGACCAGGAGCGGGACCCGGTGGCCCTCCGCGCCGGTGCGGGGGTGGCTGTCAAAACGCCCCTGAAGAAAAGCTATCTGTCCTTTGATCTGTGGTTTGATGAGCAGCAGGGTATCCTTCCGAGTGCAGGCTGGCATTGTTCGGGGCGGTTTCTGCGGCTTATGGCCGGTATCCGCTGGGAGAACACCGCTCCTCTCCTGGCGGTGGGATTTCAACTGGTTTACCGTCGGTGGGCGGTGTCCTCTGCCTACGGCTACCAGAACCGGGCCCTGGGTCAGCCGTATATGGTGTCGCTCAGTCGGTGGCTATAGCTTAGGCCTGGTTGCCCCTGAAATTGCGGTGACGGCAATTCCAACAGTTCAGCTAACCACCTTTTAATTGGAGATAAACGATCCGAAAAGGAATTGTGTGGAATGTCCCTGAGTAAGCCTTTGAAGGATGTACAGCCCAGGATACTCACAATCCTCTTCATATCGCTGGTGATTGCTGCCTTGGGGTTTGTGGCATGGCATACGGTCTTCTCCTGGATGACGGAGCAGCGGCATGTCCAGCGGGAGGTTCCCCAATTGCGTTCCGATGTGGTGGCTGAGCTCGAAGAAATCGGACTCGCGCGGTCGCCGGTGATTGAGAAAAACGGGGCGATACGGTTTGGCCATCCGCCTACCATGTCTTCGGATGACCTGATGCTTCTGTTACGACGTATCATGGAGCGCTATGATCTGGTCTTAACCTCGGCGGTGAAATTTGAGGAGCGTCGGGAGCTCTATGTGGAGTTGAGTTCCCGGCAGCGGCACGTTGTGGTGCGTCTAATCTTTGCGCCGGGATTGAAGGGAGAGATGCTGGCGGGTACAATCCGTGGGCGCATTGGCATCATCGTCGATGATTTCGGTTACATCCGCAATCGTCTCACTGCCGGGTTCATGAGTATGAAGGAGAAGCTCACCTTTTCGGTAATTCCCGGGCATCGCTATTCCCGGATTCTGGCTGAGGAAGCAGCCCGGTCAGGTCATGAGGTGATCATCCATATGCCCATGGAACCGGAAAACTATAACGGCCGGGATGAGGAAGAGTTCATCCTGCTGTACGGCATGGAAAAGGACGAAGCCCAGGCTCGGATCAGGCGAGCTTTCCAAGAAATACCCCAAGCAGTGGGCATGAATAACCATGAGGGCTCCCTGGCCACCTTGGATACCGTTTTGCTCGATGTTCTGGCCGCCGAGCTTAAAAGCAGGGGCAAGTACTTCGTGGACAGCTACACCACTCCCGATACCCGGGCCCAGGAGATCATGGAGAAAAAGGGCGTTCCTGCTATCGGTCGGCATTTGTTTTTAGATAATGTAGATGACCCGAATTATGTCCGCCGACAACTCGCCCAACTGGCTGCTAAGGCCGAGAACACTGGCGTTGCTATCGGGATCGCCCATGTAGGATCCAGTCATCTGAATACCCTGGAGGTACTGTCGGAAGAGATTCCCAAGCTAAAAGACCGGGGATTCGAGTTGGTTTTCATCTCAGAGCTTGTCAAGTAAGTGTCGAAAGCGGTGCCATGGCATCGGGAAAGAGAATGGGCATTAAAGTGGGGATATTGTCAGATTCACTGGGCATATTGAAGCGGGAGCGGGCCTGGCCCGGGAGGACCTGCTTATCACCCAATGGAGGTCAACTACCGTGATTCTACAGCGCAAAGTGTACCTGCTCGTGGCCCTTACAGGTTTATTGTTCATGGTACCAAGGTGCGGCGATTCGACCAGCGATACCATTGATCCTGATGACCTTATCGGAACATGGTGGAACATCACCTCGGGTGTCACGCTCACCTTTGAAAGCGAAACAGAGGGTCAGGTGTATGAAGTGCGGGATCCACAAGGTGCGTATAGCCATCTCCTGGAAGGAAGCGATGATCTGCTGGTGCGGGGGTATTGGGCTGTGACGGGGAATTCCCTGTCCCTCGCTGATGAAATTGGTCCCGTGGCCTGTCCTTCTACCACCGACCGCTTTGTGATTACCATGAACCAGGCCAGGACGGTCATGACTTTAACTCATCTGGGTGACGAATGCCTGCTTCGGGCCTCGGTTCTGGCTGATCATACCTGGCAGCGGCGAGCTGATGGGTCCTAAAAGAGGGTACGTTGGTTGCGGCTGCCGCCCCGGAGAGTCGCGCGGCACCCAGTCTGAGAAATGGCCAGCTAGCAACCACTTGCCCTACACAAGGTGCCGGAGCGGTAAAGTATTATTAGATTTATTGAACAAACGGTCCATTATTAAAGGAGTGTGAGTAATATGCGAAAAGGTTGGATCATTCTTATCGTCGTGGTCATCGTCCTGCTTTTGCTCGGACGGTGGTATGTGAGTACCCGCAACGGCTTCGTCGCCAAGGACGAGGGTGTAAAGACGGCCTGGAGCCAGGTGGAGAACGTCTACCAGCGGCGGGCGGACCTGATCCCCAACCTGGTGGAAACGGTGAAGGGGGTGGCCGGTTTCGAGCGGGAGACCTATACGGCCGTCACCGAGGCCCGATCACAGGTTAACAATATCAATATGGAGGGGATTCTCGACGACCCTGAGCGTTTCCAGCAGTTCCAGGCAGTGCAGGGGGAACTCAGCAGCGCCTTGAGCCGCCTGATGGTAGTGGTGGAAAACTATCCCCAGCTGCGGGCTAACCAGAATTTCCTGAATCTCCAGGCCCAGCTGGAGGGTACGGAGAACCGTATTGCGGTAGAGCGGCGGCGATTCAATGAGGCCGCCCGAACCTATAACACCGCCATTCGCCTCTTTCCCGGCAGCATCGTGGCCGGAATGAGCGGTTTCCAGTCGCGGACTTACTTCGAGGCTCAGGAGGGTGCGGAGGAGGCACCCCGGGTCCAGTTTTAGTCATATTTCGCTCGGATTGATATTATGCGCCCTCGCCGATTGCCTATCGGTTACCTGCCGGTTATTCTCTGCTTGGCCGCATCTTTTGCTGCGGCTAAGCTGAATTTTCCGGCCAAGCCCGCCGCGCGGGTGAACGACTATGCTCACCTGCTCAGCCAGCAGGAAACCGCCTATCTGGAGCGCAAGCTGGCTGCGTGGGAGGAGGCTACCTCCAACCAGCTGGTCATTGCCACCTTTGAGGGTCTGGAAGGGGAGGAACTGAACGATATCTCCATCCGCATTGCTGAGATGTGGCAAGTCGGCCAGGCGGGGCGTGACAACGGGGTGCTTATTACCGTATTCCTGCGGAATAGGAAAATGCGCCTGGAAGTGGGCTATGGCCTGGAAGGCGCATTGCCTGATGCCCTGGTGAATGACCTCCGTTTGAACCTCATCAATCCGCACTTCAGGGAGGGGGAGTATTTCAAGGGCCTGAACCTGGCCACGGACGCAATAATTGCCGCCGTGGGTGGCGAATATGAAGCCCTGCGGCAGTCCAAGCGGGTGCCCCGGCAGCGGGGTTGGAGTGGCGGCGTAGGTCTGATTTTCATGATGATCTTTTTCTTTCTGTTGCTGAGCCGTGGTGGCCGGGGCGGTATATTGCCGGCCCTCTTCTTACTGTCCCTGGGCAGCGGGATGGGCCGACATTCCGGCGGCTTTGGCAGCTTCCGCGGGGGTGGTTTTGGAGGCTTCGGTGCCGGTGGTGGTGGCTTTGGCGGCGGCGGGGCCGGAGGAGGCTGGTGATGAACAAGGTGGAAACATACGTCCGGCAGCTGCTTAGCGATGACGACTTCATGGCCATTGATACGGCTATCAAGACCTTCGAGAAAAAGACCAGCGGTGAGCTGGTGGTCAGCTTCCAGGTAGTCTGCCGGGGCGATCCCTACAAAGAAGGCCGTAGGGTGTTCAACCGGCTGAAGCTCTACAATACCCGGGAGCGGAACGCCATCCTGGTGGTCATCTTCGTCAACAGCCGGAAATTCGCTGTCCTGGGGGACCGGGGTATCAACGAGAAGGTGCCCGGAGGCTTCTGGGATGAGACGGTAGCGGCGATGGCAGATCACTTCCGGGAAGAGCGCTACCGCGAGGGACTTGTCGAAGGCATCCAGATCCTGGGCGGTCAGCTAGTGACCTACTTCCCTTACCGAGCGAACGACATGGACGAACTTTCGGATGAGGTGCGGTTCGGCTAGGAGACTCTCGGTTATGTGTAAAAAGATCACCCCGCTATACCTGTTCCTAGTATTGGGTATGCTGATCAATACTGGGTGTTTTAGAGAAGAAGAAGTTGAAACTGAAGAGCCGGTGATTAATCCCTTCATGCAGTACTATAACTGGCGACAGGCCGCTCCGCCGGTAGGGAAACGCTTGGGCGATCGCCGGAAACTGGCCTGGTGGAACCCTTACGTCGAGGTGAACACCAATGACATCTGGCCCCAAATGCAAACATCAATCCGGGCCAGGAACCTGACCACCCTTGTCCTGGTCGTTGATGCACTATTTGAGGGAGGATACGACGGGATCGTCACTGATTCTCTATGGGGCGGGGTGACTTATCCGCTTCTGACCAGCGATTATGACCAAACCCTGAGCAAATTCTTTGAAATCTGGATAAAGGGGTTCCAAGGCCAGCTGCATATTGACTTGGGTAGCATTAGTGAGGATATCAACAGCAACGGATTGATCGATACCGAGGACCGGCCGGTCTCCGGCTTCACTGAAGGAAACGGCCTGTTGGAGGAAGGAGAGGATGTGGGGCTGGATGGTTGCCCTGACGAGTTCGAGGACGGCATGGGTGGCTGCCTGAGCGGGGACTTCAACGGCGATGGCACCACCAGCGAGGACGAGGCTGTTCGAGCTGATAATGATGGTGATGAGACCGCCGACGAGGATTCAGTAGGCGTGGCCCGCATGATATACGACGGGGTAGTCGATGCTATTTACGATGGCCCCCGGGTACCGTGGGCTGATCTGGACGATCCCAATGGCGATAACTTCTCCTTTACCAAAGCATTCGATCCTAATAGTTCTCGGAATGATGATATCAATGGCACTGAGGGCAATAGCCAGATTGCTGCGGGGAGCTACCCTGATACGGAGGACTTGGACAGACTCGGCGGGATTCATCCCGAGGATCAAAATGACTACTTCACCTTCAGTTTCCAGCTCGATCCCAACCACCCGGATTTTGATCCAATCCTAATGGCAGAAGCCACCGAGTATTCTGATGGAACACCTACGGGTTGGCGACTGTTCCGCATACCGCTCACCTATTTCGTACGTGTGGGTGATAAGACGGTGAACTGGGATAATGTCAAGCACTTTCGAATGTGGATAGACGGCCTGGACGGAACCCAGTCCAACGATGGTCTCAACGCCCGCATCCAGATTGCCAGCATCGAGTTTGTGGGCGACGAATAGGTCTCATTAGGTCTCAGGCCAAGTGCCAAAGGTCCTTAACTCTGCAATTAACCATCTACGCCACTGTCTGACCCAGCTCCTGGTCAAGTGGCCAAATTAAGTTAGGGTGGCGGTTGCGGGGATTTACCTGCAACTGAATCATTACAATAATCAATCGCTGAACTCTGGAGACTGCTTGTGGTCAGAAAAGCCGGTTACGTCGCTCTATTCGGGATCATTGTGGCTGTCATCGGGGTAGTCACCCTGAGGCAAAGGTTTGCCATCGGTCCGATAGTGTTAATTGTCAGTGTGGTGCCTCTTATAGGCTTATGGCTGGGCCGGCGGTCCTTTAAAGGTGCCCTGCCTGACCTCATTTTCGGAGCGCTTGACACCGGCCTGCTTGCCATACCCGCCCTGTGGGGTGGGATGCTGTTCGGGGTGGCCGGGGCCATTGCTGGCGGGGTGGTCGGTGACGCCCTCACAGACGGCATCGCCGGGTTTTTCGAGGGCGGCATAGCCGAATGGCTGCGTGACAGGGGCATCGAGGAGTCCCGCGAGCCGGTCACCACTTCACTGGGCAAGATGGCCGGCTGCCTGTTGGGAAGCGGGCTGGTGCTGACAATCGCCCTGCTCCTGGGCATTGCCCCCGAATTCACATAATAGTGCCGGATTCACTCTATCATCGTGTCTATGCGGTGGTGCGCTGCATTCCCAGTGGCCGGGTCGCCACTTATGGTCAGGTAGCGGCGGCGGCTGGGCTGCCCGGCCCGGCCCGGCTGGTAGGCTATGCCCTGCATAACCTCCCTCACGATTCGGATGTGCCCTGGCACCGGGTGGTCAGCGCCTGCGGCGGCATTTCCCTGGATGAAAAATTCGGCGCGGGACGACTCCAGCGGGCACTGCTGGCAGCGGAAGGAGTTACTTTTCACAAGCGAGGTGGAATCAACCTTGAACGCTATCAGGTCCGTGACTTGAAAAGCGGGGTGGGGACTCTCCAGGAACAGAAGTCAGGCATAGCATTATAAAAGAAGTTAAAGAAGCGGTCTGCCATGAATTTTCGTCTGTCCTCTAAAGCCATGATTTCACTTATGCTGCTGTGGGGCCTTGTTGGTTGTTACAGCGATGAGGAGCCCGATTATGTTTTTGATTATGATTTGCGGGATGATCTACAGGGCTGGGCAGGTGGCTTTGCTGATTTCCCGGTGGACACCACCGGCTGGCCGGATTTTGAGCTTGTCTGGGGACAAAGAAACTTGCCGTCGAACCTGGGGACGGGCGGGGGTTTGTACATCTCCGGGAAAAACTATAGCGACGATTTGTTCATGTTCAACAAGCGGCTGGTCTGGGACCTGAAGCCTTATACTGCATACAAGGTGAGATTTCAAATTGACGTCGCAACGAATGCTCCCTCCCAGTGTGGCGGTATCGGTGGACCGCCGGGTGAATCTGTTTATCTGAAAGCCGGTGCCACCATCATGGAACCGGACACAATCGCGGAAGAGGGCTATTACCATATGAATATCGACAAGGGTAATCAAGCGGCAGGAGGGAAGGATGCCATTGTGCTGGGCCATATCGGCAATTCCAACACCGACTGCCTGGATCCGGTGTATGAAATCAAGTCCTTTGACAGCAAGTCGCAATCCTTCCAGGTCACCACAAGTGAGGGTGGCAACCTTTGGATTTTGGTAGGGACCGATTCAGGCTTCGAAGGCAGAACCAGCCTGTATTACACCAAGGTGTGCGTAACTTTGACCAGGGAGCCGTAAGCATGGTGGGAGATTAAAAGCACCTCCCAAATCCATCACAACCACTGCCAACCTTCCCCCTGCCCACTTATCTGAAAACTAGCATTTACTCAGCCAGACGGATGACTTAGGCCGGCCCCACTTTCTGGACTGTTCGGATTTTAACAGTTCTTTTACAATATTG
Coding sequences within it:
- a CDS encoding FlgD immunoglobulin-like domain containing protein, which gives rise to STSTPGEVRFYAYPNPFYLAEDNLRDGAGHVRFQYHKTTAEARETARVSIYDFAMDPVVSLTETRPPAAGAGDFSMVWDGRNEAGYQVANGVYYCRLRLGQAEYWTKVVVIK
- a CDS encoding divergent polysaccharide deacetylase family protein — translated: MSLSKPLKDVQPRILTILFISLVIAALGFVAWHTVFSWMTEQRHVQREVPQLRSDVVAELEEIGLARSPVIEKNGAIRFGHPPTMSSDDLMLLLRRIMERYDLVLTSAVKFEERRELYVELSSRQRHVVVRLIFAPGLKGEMLAGTIRGRIGIIVDDFGYIRNRLTAGFMSMKEKLTFSVIPGHRYSRILAEEAARSGHEVIIHMPMEPENYNGRDEEEFILLYGMEKDEAQARIRRAFQEIPQAVGMNNHEGSLATLDTVLLDVLAAELKSRGKYFVDSYTTPDTRAQEIMEKKGVPAIGRHLFLDNVDDPNYVRRQLAQLAAKAENTGVAIGIAHVGSSHLNTLEVLSEEIPKLKDRGFELVFISELVK
- a CDS encoding LemA family protein, with the protein product MRKGWIILIVVVIVLLLLGRWYVSTRNGFVAKDEGVKTAWSQVENVYQRRADLIPNLVETVKGVAGFERETYTAVTEARSQVNNINMEGILDDPERFQQFQAVQGELSSALSRLMVVVENYPQLRANQNFLNLQAQLEGTENRIAVERRRFNEAARTYNTAIRLFPGSIVAGMSGFQSRTYFEAQEGAEEAPRVQF
- a CDS encoding YgcG family protein; the protein is MRPRRLPIGYLPVILCLAASFAAAKLNFPAKPAARVNDYAHLLSQQETAYLERKLAAWEEATSNQLVIATFEGLEGEELNDISIRIAEMWQVGQAGRDNGVLITVFLRNRKMRLEVGYGLEGALPDALVNDLRLNLINPHFREGEYFKGLNLATDAIIAAVGGEYEALRQSKRVPRQRGWSGGVGLIFMMIFFFLLLSRGGRGGILPALFLLSLGSGMGRHSGGFGSFRGGGFGGFGAGGGGFGGGGAGGGW
- a CDS encoding TPM domain-containing protein: MNKVETYVRQLLSDDDFMAIDTAIKTFEKKTSGELVVSFQVVCRGDPYKEGRRVFNRLKLYNTRERNAILVVIFVNSRKFAVLGDRGINEKVPGGFWDETVAAMADHFREERYREGLVEGIQILGGQLVTYFPYRANDMDELSDEVRFG
- a CDS encoding MGMT family protein, which encodes MPDSLYHRVYAVVRCIPSGRVATYGQVAAAAGLPGPARLVGYALHNLPHDSDVPWHRVVSACGGISLDEKFGAGRLQRALLAAEGVTFHKRGGINLERYQVRDLKSGVGTLQEQKSGIAL